The following coding sequences lie in one Mucilaginibacter sp. KACC 22773 genomic window:
- a CDS encoding zeta toxin family protein, protein MKQPKFVVVAGCNAAGKSSFIRTRISELDGFEIIMTDVYKARSKEIFLKALKQRKDVILETVFNDSSFKDLADKARNAGYYTSLIVLFLDSPQHSMDRVAFRSVEQGGLEISGSNIKINFNESFKNVATYFFYFDHSEFIYTGITNKNISVMSFQKSILTRYLANDLMYPQKFAHYSFQSERLSSASFDIITANINYHI, encoded by the coding sequence ATGAAGCAACCCAAGTTTGTAGTTGTGGCTGGTTGTAACGCTGCTGGTAAGTCAAGTTTTATCCGTACGCGAATAAGTGAGCTTGACGGCTTTGAAATTATTATGACTGATGTTTATAAAGCTCGGTCGAAAGAAATTTTCCTGAAAGCACTCAAACAACGAAAAGACGTTATTTTAGAAACAGTTTTTAATGATTCGAGCTTCAAGGATTTGGCCGATAAAGCACGGAACGCCGGCTATTATACATCATTAATAGTTTTATTTTTAGATTCACCTCAGCACTCAATGGATAGGGTCGCTTTTCGTAGCGTTGAACAGGGAGGCCTGGAAATTAGTGGGAGCAATATTAAAATCAACTTTAATGAAAGCTTTAAAAACGTAGCAACCTACTTTTTTTATTTTGACCACTCCGAATTTATATATACCGGAATTACCAACAAAAATATTTCGGTAATGAGTTTTCAGAAGTCTATACTTACCCGTTATCTTGCTAATGACTTAATGTATCCACAAAAATTTGCACATTATTCTTTTCAAAGTGAGCGATTGAGTAGCGCGTCTTTTGATATCATAACCGCAAACATTAATTATCATATCTAA
- a CDS encoding MarR family winged helix-turn-helix transcriptional regulator, with protein MNLYQSLGYLVLGSRLRRLSEAFLAEINRAYQNEGIDFDASWFPVFYLLSKNDALSIKELSEQIEVSHPAASQLITNLKNRGLVTSATCTDDGRRQLVTLTDSGRALLKQILPVWDAISQAMTQLVDSDAISQQLLPAITAVENTFRSSNLSAVIGEKLTANLKSADHE; from the coding sequence ATGAATTTATATCAAAGCCTGGGTTATTTGGTATTGGGTAGCAGGTTGCGGCGATTAAGCGAAGCTTTTTTGGCAGAGATTAACCGTGCCTACCAAAATGAGGGGATAGATTTTGATGCCAGCTGGTTTCCGGTGTTTTATTTACTCTCTAAAAACGATGCTTTATCCATCAAGGAACTGAGCGAGCAGATCGAGGTTTCGCACCCGGCGGCAAGCCAGCTGATTACCAATTTAAAAAACCGGGGCCTGGTTACCAGCGCAACCTGTACCGACGACGGCCGCAGGCAACTGGTTACGTTAACCGATAGCGGCCGCGCATTACTAAAGCAGATATTGCCCGTTTGGGATGCCATCAGCCAGGCCATGACCCAACTGGTGGATAGCGATGCCATATCGCAACAACTGTTGCCTGCTATTACGGCCGTTGAAAATACCTTTCGTTCAAGCAACCTGTCTGCCGTTATCGGCGAAAAGTTAACAGCTAATTTAAAATCCGCCGATCATGAATAG